A window of Pseudomonas denitrificans (nom. rej.) genomic DNA:
ATCACCAGTTCGTGGCCGCCCACGGTCATCGGCGTGCGCAGCTTGGCCAGCAGGCGGCTGGACAGCCGCGCCAGCGCGGCGAGGCTGGCGTAGGAGTCGATCAGTACGGCGAACTCGTCGCCGGAAAGCCGGGCGATGGTGTCGGCCTCGGGCACGGTCTGGGTCATGCGCCGCGACATCTGCCGCAGCAACTGGTCGGCGACTTCGTGGCCGAGGCTGTCGTTGAGCAACTTGAAGCGGTCCAGGTCGATCAGCAGCAGCGCCGCCGTGCGGCCTTCCTGGCGCGCGCGCTGGCTGGCCTCGTGCAGGCGCTCCTTGAACAGCGTGCGGTTGGCCAGCCCGGTGAGTTCGTCGTAGTGCGACAGGTAGCGCAGGCGCTCCTCGGCGTCGCGGCGGGCGGTGAGGTCGGCGAAGAAGCCGACCACATGGGCGACCTGCCCGCGGCCGTCGCGCACCACGTTCAGTTGCAGCCACTGCGGGTACAGCTCGCCGTTCTTGCGCGTCTCGATCAGCTCGCCCTGCCAGGTGCCCTGGCGCTCCAGTTCGGTACGGATCGACTGGTAGCGCCGCAGCGCCTCCGACGATCCCATCAGGCGCGCGACGTTGTGCCCCAGCACTTCCTCGCGGCGGTAGCCGGTGAGGCGGGTGAAGGCTTCGTTGAGGGCGATCAGCCGGTAATCCGGGTCGAGGATGATGATGCCTTCGCTGGCGGCCTCGAACACCGTGGCGGCCAGGCGTTGTTCTTCCTCGCGCAGCTTGCGCGTGGAGATGTCGGCGCGGGTGCCGACCATCCGCGTGACCTGCCCGCGGCCGTCGCGCTCCATCACCCGACCACGATCTTCCACCCAGACCCAGTGGCCCGCGGCGTGGCGCACGCGGTATTCGATGCGGTAGCCGTCGGTGCGGCCCTTGAGGTGCTCGACCAGCGCGCGGCGCAGCAGCGGCAGGTCATCGGGGTGCAGGCGCGGGCGCAGGTCGTTGCGCACGCTCTTCACCGCCGCCTGGGTCAGCCCGAAGATTTCTTCCAGGTGCGAGTGGTGCACTTCGTCGGTCAGCAGGTTCCAGTCCCACAGGCCCAGCTCGCTGGCTTCCAGTGCCAGAGCCAGGCGCGCCTCGGTATGACTGAGCTGGGCGCTGCCCGCCTCGACCCGCTCCTGCAGGGCATCGCGGGCGCGGCAGAGTTCACGTTCGGCGCGACGACGCTGCTCGACTTCGCGCTCCAGGTCCTGGTTCAGCGCCTCGGTCTGCGCCTTGGCGCGCTCCAGGTGCGCCACCAGCGCCTGGGCCTGGAAACGTCGCAGCAGGCCGACATGCACCACCCGGTGGATCTGCCAGGCCACCACCAGCAGCGCGGCCAGCAGGATCACCCCGAGCACGCCCCAGCCTTGCTGCAGCGGGTTATCGCTGATCAATAAATAGGCAATGGAGGGAAACAGGCAGGGCAAGGCGAAGGTGAGGAAGGCCGGCAGGCTGACCGCGTAGGCGACGCTGGCGGAGAGAATGGCCGCGGCGATCAGGCCGAAGACCAGGGATTGCTGGAGGAAGGCGTCCGGCGGCACCAGGGCGATAGCGGCGAAGGCGAGGGTCAGCCCCGACGCACCGGCGCCGAACAGGAAGGTGCGCTGCCAGTGCGGGCTGGCCTGGCGCTCGGCGGAAGCGGCGTTGAAGGCGGATACCTGGATCAGGCGCAGCACGGCCAGCAGCACCAGCCACACCAGCCAGCCGGCGAGCAGGCCCGGCTTCACGTAATCCCACAGCAAGCCAGCGCAGGCCAGGCCGTTGAGCAGCATGAGCAGGGTCGGCACCCGCGAGCCCTGATAGAGCAGGCGCGTGCGTTCGACGGCAATTTCGTGAGCGTACTGCTGGCGGATCTCGGCATGGCTCACCGGGATCGCCGAAGGCTCTACATAAGCGGTCATAGGCGTTTTTCTTGTAAGTGTCAGGCCTAGGCGTCGGCGGAGCATACCCGAGGAGGTAGCCCCACCCAAGCAGGATGATGGCAATTGGCTGCGTGCCCGCCCAACTTTCGTCGGGAAGACGCCGGACGGCGGGCGGGTTTGCCGGGGAAAACCGCCCGTCGGTAGAATGCCGCCCCATGAACGATGACATCTCCTACCTGCTCAACTCCCTCAATGACCCGCAGCGCCAGGCCGTGGCCGCGCCGCTGGGGCGCCAGCGCGTGCTCGCTGGCGCCGGGTCCGGCAAGACCCGCGTGCTGGTGCACCGTATCGCCTGGCTGATCCAGGTCGAGAACGCCTCGCCGCACAGCATCCTGGCCGTGACCTTCACCAACAAGGCCGCCGCCGAGATGCGCGCGCGGATCGAGCAGCTGCTGGGGATCAACCCGGCCGGCATGTGGGTCGGCACCTTCCATGGCCTGGCGCACCGCCTGCTGCGCGCGCACTGGCAGGAAGCCGGGTTGCCGGAGAACTTCCAGATCCTCGACAGCGACGACCAGCTGCGTCTGGTCAAGCGCGTGGTGCGCGAGCTGGGCCTCGACGAGCAGCGCTGGCCGCCGCGCCAGGCGCAGTGGTTCATCAACGGCCAGAAGGACGAGGGCAACCGCCCGCAGAACATCCAGGCCGGCGGCGACCTGTACCTGGCGACCATGGTCAGCGTCTACCAGGCCTACGAAGAGGCCTGCGCCCGCGCCGGTGTCGTCGACTTCGCCGAGCTGCTGCTGCGCTCGCTGGACCTCTGGCGCGACCGCCCGAGCCTGCTGGAGCACTACCAGCGGCGCTTCCGCCACATCCTGGTGGACGAGTTCCAGGACACCAACGCCGTGCAGTACGCCTGGCTGCGCTTCCTTGGCAAGGGCGGCGAGAGCCTGATGGTGGTGGGTGACGACGACCAGTCGATCTACGGTTGGCGCGGCGCGAAGATCGAGAACATCCAGCAGTTCGGCGATGACTTCGCCGGCACCGAGGACATCCGCCTGGAGCAGAACTACCGCTCCACCGGCACCATCCTCAAGGCCGCCAACGCGCTGATCGCCAACAACAGCGGACGCCTGGGCAAGGAGCTGTGGACCGACGGCGTCGACGGCGACCCGATCACCCTGTACTCGGGCTTCAACGAGCACGACGAGGCGCGCTACATCGTCGAGACCATCGAGGACGCCCTGCGCAAGGACGGCCTCAAGCGCAGCGACATCGCCATCCTCTACCGCTCCAACGCCCAGTCCCGCGTGCTGGAAGAGGCGCTGCTGCGCGAGAAGATTCCCTACCGCATCTACGGCGGCCAGCGCTTCTTCGAGCGTGCCGAGATCAAGAACGCCCTGGCCTACCTGCGCCTGATCCGCCTGCGCGACGACGACGCCGCGCTGGAGCGGGTGATCAACGTGCCGCCACGCGGCATCGGCGAGAAGACCGTCGAGGCGATCCGCAACGCCGCGCGCCACAACGGCACCTCGATGTGGCGCGCGATCAACGACGTGATCGCCGCCAAGGCCGTGGCCGGCCGCGCCGCCAGTGCGCTCAATGCGTTCCTGGAAACCGTCGACCTGCTGGCGGTGAAGGTCGAGGGCCTGCCGCTGCACCAGATGACCCAGATCGTCATCGAGCAGTCCGGACTGATCACCTACCACAAGGAAGAGAAGGGCGAGAAAGGCCAGGCCCGGGTGGAAAACCTGGAAGAACTGGTCAGCGCCGCCCGCGCCTTCGAGACCCCGGACGAAGAGGACACCCCGCCGCTGGTGGCCTTCCTCGACCACACCGCGCTGGAGTCCGGCGACACCCAGGCCGATGCCTTCGAGGACAGCGTGCAGCTGATGACGCTGCACAGCGCCAAGGGCCTGGAATTCCCGCTGGTGTTCCTCGCCGGGGTGGAAGAAGGCCTGTTCCCGCACAAGATGAGCCTGGAAGAGCCCGGTCGCCTGGAAGAAGAGCGCCGCCTGGCCTACGTCGGCATCACCCGCGCCATGCACCGCCTGGTCATGACCTACGCGGAAACCCGCCGCCTGTACGGCAGCGAGACCTACAACAAGGTCTCGCGCTTCGTGCGCGAAATCCCGCCGAGCCTGATCCAGGAAGTGCGCCTGTCCAACTCGGTGAGCCGTCCGCTGTCGGGCAACCAGCGCAGCGGCAACCTGTTCAGCGGCGCCAGCGTACCGGACACCCCCTTCAGCCTGGGCCAGTCCGTGCGCCACCCGCTGTTCGGCGACGGCGTGATCCTCAACTTCGAAGGCTCCGGCGCCCAGGCACGGGTGCAGGTGAACTTCGACAGCGAGGGCAGCAAGTGGCTGATGATGGGTTACGCGAAGCTGGAAGCGATCTGATCACGGCCAACCTGTAGGGGCGCCCCATGGGCGCGATCGCGGGCATGGCCCGCTCCTGCAGGGAATGGCGAGGCCTCAGTGATGCCCGCCGCCGTTCTGCTCGAACGTCTCGATCAGCGCCACCTGCATCCGCGAATGCACGCGGATGAACCAGCGCCAGAACACCGCGATCACCAGGGCTGCGATCAGCGCCACCACCACCAGCAGCTCGCCCGGCGGCAGGATGCTCGAACTGAGCGCCGCCAGCAGCAGCATCATGCCGCCCAGCGACAGCAGCGGGATCAGCTCGGAAATCACCCGGCGCACGCGGGCCGTGTGGCGCCCGGCGCTCTCCGCCTTCACGCCCATCTCCGCCAGCAGCATCGCCAGCGCCTTGAGCTTGCGGTAGGCGGCGATCAGGAACGGCAGTGACAGCAGCAGCGCGGCACCCCAGATCAGCGCCTTGTGCAGCGCCTCGTGCTCGACGAACTGAGCCAGCCACTGCGACAGGCGATCGGCGAAGAACGCCAGGCCGAAGAAGATCGCGATCACCAGGGTCAGGTTGACCCCGACCTGCAGCAGGATGCGCCGGATCATCCCGGCGAGGATCGCCTTGTCGCCGCGTGGCTTGATGCTGCGCAGCCATTCACCGTACAGGCTGAACACGCGCACCATGGGCGATGGCAGGCTGCGACCCAGGTACAGCGCCAGCGGGTCGGCCGAGCGGATCAGGTAGGGCGTCAGCAGCGTGGTGATGGCCGACACGCCGACCACCACCGGATAGAGGAAGTCGCTGGTCACGCCCAGGCTCATGCCCAGCGCGGCGATGATGAAGGAGAACTCGCCGATCTGCGAAAGGCCCATGCCCACGCGCATCGAGGTGCGCCCGTCGTTGCCGGCGATGAAGGCGCCAGCACCGCAGGACACCAGCTTGCCGGCAACCACCACCAGGGTGATCACCAGGATCGGCGCGGCGTAGTCCACCAGTACCTTGGGGTCGATGGTCAGGCCGATGGCGACGAAGAAGATCGCGCTGAACATGTCGCGCACCGGCTCCATCAGGCGTTCGATCTGGATCAGCTGGCGCGACTCGGCCATGATCGCGCCGATCAGGAAGGCGCCCAGGATCATGCTGTACTCCAGCTTCACCACCAGCAGGCAGAAGCCGAAGCACAGGCCCAGCACCGTCACCAGCAGCATCTCGTTGCTTTCGAACTTCGCCACGTAGGCCAGCAGGCGCGGCACCAGCAGGATGCCGACGACCAGCGCGACGACCATGAACAGGCTGAGCTTGCCGACCGTGG
This region includes:
- a CDS encoding EAL domain-containing protein, producing the protein MTAYVEPSAIPVSHAEIRQQYAHEIAVERTRLLYQGSRVPTLLMLLNGLACAGLLWDYVKPGLLAGWLVWLVLLAVLRLIQVSAFNAASAERQASPHWQRTFLFGAGASGLTLAFAAIALVPPDAFLQQSLVFGLIAAAILSASVAYAVSLPAFLTFALPCLFPSIAYLLISDNPLQQGWGVLGVILLAALLVVAWQIHRVVHVGLLRRFQAQALVAHLERAKAQTEALNQDLEREVEQRRRAERELCRARDALQERVEAGSAQLSHTEARLALALEASELGLWDWNLLTDEVHHSHLEEIFGLTQAAVKSVRNDLRPRLHPDDLPLLRRALVEHLKGRTDGYRIEYRVRHAAGHWVWVEDRGRVMERDGRGQVTRMVGTRADISTRKLREEEQRLAATVFEAASEGIIILDPDYRLIALNEAFTRLTGYRREEVLGHNVARLMGSSEALRRYQSIRTELERQGTWQGELIETRKNGELYPQWLQLNVVRDGRGQVAHVVGFFADLTARRDAEERLRYLSHYDELTGLANRTLFKERLHEASQRARQEGRTAALLLIDLDRFKLLNDSLGHEVADQLLRQMSRRMTQTVPEADTIARLSGDEFAVLIDSYASLAALARLSSRLLAKLRTPMTVGGHELVISASVGISLLPENAWEISALMSQANMAMQHAKHLGGNTFQFFTDNLQACTLERLQLETRLRKAIDEGQLDVHYQPKLNLANERLDSAEALVRWRHPEMGMVPPSDFIGLAEETGLIGAIGEFVLRRACRQARAWQLQGRELRVSVNLSVHQLRTGNLVDLVRTVLEDTGLPSYLLELELTESQLLDNVESVTTTFQQLREMGVKLAIDDFGTGYSSLSYLKRFPVDYVKIDQTFIRDLSERGEDAAITRAIIAMAHSLELKVVAEGVEQAEQLRFLRAHGCDEIQGYLISQPVPADACLALLERSDRLGQ
- the uvrD gene encoding DNA helicase II, which produces MNDDISYLLNSLNDPQRQAVAAPLGRQRVLAGAGSGKTRVLVHRIAWLIQVENASPHSILAVTFTNKAAAEMRARIEQLLGINPAGMWVGTFHGLAHRLLRAHWQEAGLPENFQILDSDDQLRLVKRVVRELGLDEQRWPPRQAQWFINGQKDEGNRPQNIQAGGDLYLATMVSVYQAYEEACARAGVVDFAELLLRSLDLWRDRPSLLEHYQRRFRHILVDEFQDTNAVQYAWLRFLGKGGESLMVVGDDDQSIYGWRGAKIENIQQFGDDFAGTEDIRLEQNYRSTGTILKAANALIANNSGRLGKELWTDGVDGDPITLYSGFNEHDEARYIVETIEDALRKDGLKRSDIAILYRSNAQSRVLEEALLREKIPYRIYGGQRFFERAEIKNALAYLRLIRLRDDDAALERVINVPPRGIGEKTVEAIRNAARHNGTSMWRAINDVIAAKAVAGRAASALNAFLETVDLLAVKVEGLPLHQMTQIVIEQSGLITYHKEEKGEKGQARVENLEELVSAARAFETPDEEDTPPLVAFLDHTALESGDTQADAFEDSVQLMTLHSAKGLEFPLVFLAGVEEGLFPHKMSLEEPGRLEEERRLAYVGITRAMHRLVMTYAETRRLYGSETYNKVSRFVREIPPSLIQEVRLSNSVSRPLSGNQRSGNLFSGASVPDTPFSLGQSVRHPLFGDGVILNFEGSGAQARVQVNFDSEGSKWLMMGYAKLEAI
- a CDS encoding cation:proton antiporter; the protein is MHAIDFIQDLAVIMLIAGFVTILCHRFKQPVVLGYIIAGVIIGPHTPPFALVHDEETIKTLAELGVIFLMFCLGLEFSLRKLFQVGATAFIAAFLEITLMIWAGFEIGRLFDWSTMDSLFLGAILAMSSTTIIIKVLGDLKMKNERFAQLIFGVLIIEDILGIGIIALFSGIAVSGTVEADQVFSTVGKLSLFMVVALVVGILLVPRLLAYVAKFESNEMLLVTVLGLCFGFCLLVVKLEYSMILGAFLIGAIMAESRQLIQIERLMEPVRDMFSAIFFVAIGLTIDPKVLVDYAAPILVITLVVVAGKLVSCGAGAFIAGNDGRTSMRVGMGLSQIGEFSFIIAALGMSLGVTSDFLYPVVVGVSAITTLLTPYLIRSADPLALYLGRSLPSPMVRVFSLYGEWLRSIKPRGDKAILAGMIRRILLQVGVNLTLVIAIFFGLAFFADRLSQWLAQFVEHEALHKALIWGAALLLSLPFLIAAYRKLKALAMLLAEMGVKAESAGRHTARVRRVISELIPLLSLGGMMLLLAALSSSILPPGELLVVVALIAALVIAVFWRWFIRVHSRMQVALIETFEQNGGGHH